Part of the Flavobacterium alkalisoli genome is shown below.
CAACCCATATAATAAGGATTTGACGTAATAATACCATTATCTGCCGTAAAGCTGATTGCATCAAGGAAGTTACCCACACTGGCACCACCAACACTCGATACCGACTGTAGTATAAAACGGGTAACAGTTTGCCCTACAGGTACGGTATATGTCCCTGTATTATAACTCCATGCGGTATTCCCTGTTGAAACAGGAGCACCAACGTTTACATAAGGCCCCCCGGGAGGTCCGGCCAATAGCTGACAGGTATCTGTACCCTGACGCCCTCTGTGTGCAAATCCGTAATTAAACACAGTTGCTTGAGGGGTTTGATAATCCTGATAAACTCCCGAAACAACATTGGCATTAAGCTCAATAAACTGTGTACCACTATAGGCAGGTACATTCTCATAATTGGGCTGCTGCCAAAATTCAATCATCTCATCAGAAGCTGTAGTTCTCCATCCCTGTACCACATTATGGTTTACAAAAGTTGGAAAATTAGACCAAACCAAATCCGGCAATTCAAAGTCGTAATTATTAGTCGTTATCAAACACTCCGTCTGATTATTATTTGATGGCGGTGGCGGCGTTGTTACACAAACAAGAAAAGTGTTTATGGTACTTGCCGTTACGGTATTAAAATAAATCCTCACCTTATAAACAGCACCTATAGTAAGCCCTGAAGCGTTTACAACATTATTCTGGCTACAATATAGTTGCGAAAGTGCTGTACAGTCTCCCTCATACACAACGATAACCATAGGTTGTGGTGAGCCCGAAAAATTGGATAACGCAATAGTATGTGATGTAGAAGTTGCCGTAAACTGATACCAGATATCAGCACTGTTAAGTGCCGTACAGGTAGTACCCTGTGTAGAAACTGTAGCTTGCGTAAAGCTGGCAGTACTCCCTGCTGCACAAATTTCTGTAGGATTGACTGTTAATGTAGTTGCCCCAGAACAATCGTCGTTTACAGGTGGCGGGAGCCGTTTTTCATTTAAGTTATAACCGTAATTATAATTGAACAATAAGAGTAAAAGTGCACAAAAGATATAAGTAATTCTTCCCATCATATGGATTTTTAACTAGCTAGTATATAAAAAGGTCCAAATTAATAAATATTCATACTGATTAACACAAAAAAAGGATGAAAATAAATCTATTTGCTATTTCTCTAAAAATTTGACCTTAGTTTTATGATAAAAACATTTAAAAAAAGATAAACCCTACCAATTAAAAATAAGAAAAGCTGCATTGCTGCAGCTTTTCTTATTAATATTTACATGACAGTTTAGTGACTTCCACCTTCTGTAATTGCTTGTTCAATTGTAAATCCGAATTTTTGAGATATTTGAAGCATTATATCATCTATAGCTGATACTGTATATGATGCATCCCAAAAACCATTTTCTCCGGCTAATAGATTCTCCAACATTGTATTTACTTCAGTTCCGTTAAAGTACGGAGCATTTGTATTTGGATTATTAGTAAAACGTAATCCGGCTATAAAACCATAACCTTCAGACAGCGCATGGAAAGCTTTTATTGTTACTACATTATCATCAGAAAGAAGTTGTTTTCCTTCATTTAAATAATATACAGCTCTAACCGCTCCAATTACAGAAAGGTTTTCTTTAATAATTCTTATCTGTTCGTTACGGGTAGTATAGTCTTTATTTATTATAGCTGCCCTACCTTTAATAAATGCATTTTTAATATTATCTGATATACCTTCAAAGTACGGATTACCATTTACAGTATTCATATAGCTTTCCCAAAAATATCTCTTTGTGCTACCATCTGTATTGGTTGTTGTATATCCAAACACATAACCATAAGCTTCATCCCATTTGTGCTCCATGGTAGTGTAATTCTTACCTTCTTCTAAAGTCCCTGCATCATTTGCCGATTTGGTTTCATCAAGTACAGTCTGGCTTAGGTAGTTGTTAAGTGTCTGATCCATAAAACATGCACCCATTAAACCTTTTATAATTGCCTGGTTGATCTCCAAACCCTTACCATTTACAAGTCTTTTACCTGCATCAACAGAACCCATTACACCAGGTGTACCGGTAGTTTCATATTGAGCTGCTACCTCACCCATTTCAGTAAATAAGGCATCAAAAGTCATTTTTATTTCATTAGCTTCAACAGAGTTAGTCGCAAAATAATCTGCAGATGCAGCTGTTTTATTTCTTAACTGTTTTCCCGAAACATTCAAATCTTCTTCAGAAAAAGGATTATTTGTATTTGAGAACATATTAGATACTTTCTCTGAATCGAAAGTAGGATAACCCGCCTGATTTTTAGAATAAGCATCAAATTCTAAAAGCATTTTTATTCTTTGTGTCTGTCCTGTAAAATCTACTGAAGACTCTCCATTTCTTTCAAACACATACTCTGTAGGTACGTTATAAGATGGCCCGCTTACATTATCATCATCGCTTGAACATGACACCAATGATAAGGCGGTAAATGATAAAGCTGAAAATAAAATAGTTCTTAATTTCATGTTTTCTATTCTGAATTAATTGTTTGTTTTTCGGGCACAAAAATAAAACTTTAAAACAATAAAAAAACAATTATTTGTAAATAATCTAAATAAAATGTAGCTCCCGAATTTAAATAACCTCTATTAAAACAAAAAGCCTGAGGTGGTTTCCTCAGGCTTTTTTATCATTTATTTATTATCTTATCTCTTTAGTGAGAAGTGTGCCTTGAACTCCTTAACAACCGGTTGGCCGTTAACCGTCTCACGGTAGGTTACCGTGAACCAGTAGTCCGTAGCAGGTAGCGGTGTACCGTTGTAGGTACCGTCCCAGCCCTCACTCTCTTCGGTGGCACTGATCTGCTTGATCAGCTTGCCGTAACGGTCAAAAATGTACACCTTAGCATCAGGCTGGTTCAACCCTATGATGTTCCAGGTATCGTGGTAACCGTCACCGTTAGGGGTGAAGTAATGCGGATAGTCCACAAGGCTTACGCCCTCTATGGCAATCTCATCACACGCAAACTCCGTACTAACATCCCTTACATATACCGTATGGGTGCCTGCAGGTACATCGGTAAATACATTGCTGCTCTGCCACATGCCGTCCTCATCAAGCTTGTACTCGTATTCTCCATACCCTTCAACAAACACCGTGATAACCTGGTTGTCGCTGAAGTAGTTGGTCACCTCATAACCAACACCAACAGGGCTGGCAGGGCCGCTCTTCTGAACCTGGAAGGCTGCTGAGATATCAGAGATACAGTTCAGTGGTGCAGGGCCTGTTACCTCTACAGTATAGTTACCCTCGGCTATCGCCTCATAGGTAGGAGATGCCGGGTCATAATCGGTCAGTTCCACTCCGTCAAGGTACCACACAAAGCTGTAGCCCATACCGCTCGGGATGCCGCTGTCCAGGGTTACTGTCCTTAACACATCGTGGTAGTGTAGTCCACACAGATCGTATCACTGCCGTCCACCGAGGTGATCACAGGCTCAGGCAATCTTTCCACTATAAGGGTGATCTCCGTGATGTCATGGCAACCGCTGATGGTCGAGGTGTTGGTCACCCTTGCATAGATGGTCATAACATCGGCAGTGGTGTTCACATACACCGTAGGGTCCGCTATAGGGTTGGTTGCATTATCTGCATCCTCAAAGCTCTCATAGTAGGCAACACTGTAGTCCGCAGGGTCCTGCGCTCCCAGTATCTCCGCATCGAAGACACTAAGGTCAAAGGCATGCATACCGTCGTTTGTACCGTCATCATCACAGGTAGACAGCGATGGGTCGGCAGGGGCGTTGGCTACTGCGGCCTCCTCCACCAGGAGCTGCATCGGTGCGGTGGTGGTACAGCCGCTCTCTATGTGCTGTACCCATACAAGGATATCCTGTGGCGTGCTTATGTTGTTGTACTGGTTCGGCAGTGCTGTGCCCGCATCAAGGGCTGCCTGGTCAAAGTAGAACCTTACAAGGTAATCGTTCGGGTCGGCATCCTCTCCCAGTATCTCAGGGATGTGGCTGCTTAGTATAAAGGTGGCAAAACCATCGGTGTTCTGCTCACAGATCGCATAGGCAGGGATCGCCCCGTTCTCGCCCAATGCAGGCAGCGGGTTAACGATAAGCTCAAGCTCAACGATCTGGTAACATACAGCATCATTCGGGTTGCCCGTGTTGGCCTCTACCCTTACATAGATGGTAGCCGTACCGCTTACAAACTGCGTAGGGTCCGCTATGGCGTTTATATCCTGGTCCGCATCATCATAAGTAAGGTGGTAGCTTAAGATAAGGTTCGGCTCGTTGTCCATGATATCTGCTGCTGCCTGGGTAAGGTCAAACTCCTCCTGGCCGTCCCCCGCATTGTTGTCATCACATAACACAAGGGCATCAGGGGTCGTATTCGGTGTAGGTAACGGAAGTACCTTTATGGTCATGGTAGTGTAGCTCTTACACCCTGCAAGGGTGATAACCTCTACCGTTAATGTCATCGGGTTGGAGGTGTTCACATAAGCAGTAGGGTCGGCAATCGGTGTGGTTGCCCCCGGCTCATAGTAGTTAACCGTGTAGCCAAGGCCTACCCCGAATGGGCCCAGTATCGTGTTCTCCATTACCGTAAGGTCAAACTCCGTGGTCATATCATTCGGCAGGGCCTCGTTACATACGCTAAGTACAGGCGGACGTGTTAAGGCAAGCGGGATATTGATATGGATGGTGAAGCTCTCGATGCTGTAGCAGCCCGTGGCAACATCCTCAATCCTTACATAGATAACCTCTCCGTCCTGGGCCGTGTAGCCCGCAGCGTTGGTAATCCTCGGTGCGCCGTTCTGGGCTGCCGTAAGGTTATTGAAGTAATGGATGATATAATCCGACGGGTCCGCATTGCCTAAGTGCTCCAGTATGTAGCTGTCCTGAACCGTAAGGTCCACGGCTGCCATGGCATCCTGGTCGTTGTTGTCCGTATCACAAAGGGTGATGTCCTGAAGGTCCGCATCAATCTGAGGGTATCCACAACAATAAGGTTAAGCGCATAGGCCGTAGCCGTATAACAGCCCGTTACCGTGTTCTCCACCCTTACATAGATGGTCTGGTTATAGGCATTGGTATTGGTATAGTTGTCCGTATTAGGGATGGCGTTGATACCCAGTTCCGCATCCTGTGCCGTCTCGTGGAAGGTTACAGAAAGGTTCTCTCCGTTGTTGATCATATCCTCAACAAGGGCATCAAGGTCAAACTGGGCATGGCCGTCACTGTCTGGGTCACACATGGTAAGGTCTTCCTGGGAAGGGGGAACCACTATCGGTAGCGGCTCTACCCTGATATCAAGCAATACGATCCTGTAGCAGCCCGTAGCCTCAAAGGTAACCCTTACATAGATCGCCTCGGCATTGCTCTGGTTGGTATACGCCTGCGGGTTCTGTATTTCATTTATGTTAGCATCAGCATCCGCAAGGGTATGGTGGAAGGTAACATTGATTCCCGTCTGGACCCCGATGATCTCAGGGATCTTAGTGGTAAGGTCAAACTCCTCAACCTCGTCAGGCTGCCCTCCTATAGTGTTCACATCACATAATGTGTATGGTGTAGGCTGGGTAGCAACAGGTAGCGGGTTGACGATAAGCTCCAGTTCCACGATGTCATAACAGCCCGTTGCATTGTCCGTTACCCTTACATAAACAGGGGAATCGGTATTGGTAGCCGTGTAGCTGCCCGGGGTCGCAATGGCAGGGGTATTGGCCTGTGCTGCCTCAAGGGTCGCAAAATAGCCAACCGTGTACAGTGCAGGGTCCAATCCGCCAAGTATCTCAGACTCTCTTGAAGGAAGTACAAAGATACCCTCACCGTCAGTATCATCCGGACCGTTGTCGCATAGTGCATATGGTGCCGGTTCGGTGGCGATAGGCGCCTGGTGAACAATCAGCTGAAGCTCCTCGATGTCATAACAAACCGTAAAGGCCGAAGATACCCTGATGTAAAGCGTCTGGGTGTTCGCCTCGATATTGGTATAGTCAACAGGGTCAATGGCATTGGTACCAAACTCCGCGTCATCCATGGTCTCGTGCGCAGTTACCGTAACATCGGTAAGCTGTGATTCTATATAGTCAATTACCGACTGTACGTCGAAATTCTCAAAACCGTCATTGTCAAAGGCACATTCCTCAAGGGCTGTCAGTGCAGGGGCAATAGGTGCAGGGTCAACATGAAGGGTAATCTGAACTGCCGTCCAGCAGCCCGTTACACTGCTCTGTAACCTTGCCCATATCTGGGCCATATCAGGGGCAACATAGATATCAGGAAGCTGCGTGGCAGCATCGCCTGTCTCTGCCTCTATCTGGCTGCTATAGTAACTAACCGTTACCGATGATACTCCCGAAGCAAGGGCTGAATCATGGCTGTGAAGGTCAAAGTCTGCCTGGCCCGGTACCTCCTCACACTCGTGGAAGTCCGTCTGCGCGCTGTCATAAATCGGAAGCGGGGTTACAACCAAATCAAAATCAAAGACATCATAACACGTGGTTACCGTGTTCTCCAATCTTACATAGATCATCTGAGGGTTGGAAAGGTTCGCATAAGTTGTCAGGTTAACGATAGGGTTGGTAGCCGTCTCAGCATCATTAGCCGTCTCATAGTAGCTTACCGCATAATCAGGGTTGCCACCGGTTACCTCCAAATCCTTACTCGTTAAGTCAAACTCCTCAATCCCGTCAGGGGTCATGTAGTCCGTCTGGTCACATAATACGTAGTCGGTTAACGGCGCTGCTGGAGCAGGAAGCGGATTGATGATTACATCAAAACTATCTTCGTCATCACATGTATAAGGAGCTGTACCTGTTATTACATAAACATATATTGTTTGTGATGTAGAAACAACATCTCCAGGATTCATTTGAGTCCCTGTACCCTGCGTACCTGTAAAGTAAGACCCCAAGGTAAGGGCAGGAAGCGTATATCCAGTATCCACACAAGCCTCATAAGGACCTGCAGGCAATACTACTTCGGGCTGAGGGTTAACAATTAACTCCAGTTCAGTTGTATTATAAGCCTCTGCAAGAGTATTATTTTGTACTCTTATATAAATAATAGTATCAGGTCCTCCTAAATAAGCTGTAGGATCAGCGATTTCTGTTCCAGGAACCGGAACTGCCGCATCAGCATCAGCTTCATTTTCGTAATATGTAATTGTGTATTGCGCAGGGTCTGTTAAACCTTCTACAATCTGATCTTCATAGATGGTTAAATCAAATATTTCCTCACCATCATATGGAGCAGGCTCACAAATTGCGATAGGATCAAGCTCAGGAAGCGGAACTTCGCAGTCAATTATATTTAATGTAAAGCTACGTGTAATGACACAGCCGTTAAGGTAAGGAATAAGAGCTACAAATATTTCCTGGCCATTAGTAGCCTCATAAGTAGAAGGAGTAAATATAGGATTACCTTCTTCAAGGTCTTCCATAGACTCGAAGTAGATTAGATCATATAAAACTGTATTTCCTTGTGTTATTGTTGTTGTATTTTGAGTAAGATCAAAAACCATAGGAGCTGTTATATCTCCACACTGAGTAAGATCTACCGGATCATTAAATTCTATATTAGGCTGGAACTCAACTCTTATTGAATCTTCCAGCTGACAATCAGGGTTAGAAACAAAAGATGCCAATATTGTATAAATACCAGGTTCTGTTACCGTTATAGTTTCTGTAGTTACAGGCTGACCAAATTCATCCAATATAAGCTCTCCATCTTTTTCCCACTGATAGGTAAAAGAAGCTCCTTCTGTATTTTCAGCACTAAGCACATAAAAATCTTCAGGACAAAGGGCACCACCATTTGCTATAGTCAAATCTTCCGGAAGTACCGGCTGACCGATATTAAAACTACCCGCCTCAAGGAATACAGCTGAATCTAAAGCATTATCGTTCCTGTCTGCAATAACCAGTTTGATATGATAAACATCTCCCGGCTCAACATCAGATTCTGCCGTCATAACAACAGTTTGGCCATTAAAGTCGATAGGAGCAACTGCATTACCCGGAGCGTTGCCATTATACTGGGCAAAAAATGCTTCGTTTGCCGAAGGACATCCTCCATTATAAAGGTTATTTCTAATCGAGGTTACTGCTACAGGAGTAGTAGTTCCCGGAATTACCGCAAGGTTAGTTACCGGACCGCCCGTTGATATATTGTTAAGGAAAAAGGCAAATGCATCTGAGAAAGCACACTGGAAGACTCCATATTCTTCAGAAGCAAACAGGAAGTCAAAACTCATATGGTTTGAAATTGGAGTAAAATCAAACTCTATAATGGTGGCATCGTTATACTGGATAACATCAAAACCAAGTCCCTGCATATAAGTTAACAACTGACCATCTCCTGCCCAGTTTCCTCCGGAAAGCGTACCGTCTCCCGGCGGCACATTTGTATTAGGCCCACCTGCCTGAAGAGCATTCCCCGATTGAAGGATAAGACCCGACTGAATAGGGAAACTAGAGTTGTTACCCTCAAAGTAACCAATACCATTAACTGTAAGTCCAAAATTTGTTCCTGTACTCCATGTGATATTTTCTATACCTACACAGTCTACACCAATAAGTACATCCCTAACAAGTTCTTGAACCGTGTATTTGTTTTGTGTAACAGTAACGAAATTTGAAGATGGCTGATCTATATCTGTACAGCTTGTACAGGCTGGAATTGGATCTGTAGTATCACTGGTTACGATTACCTGATTTTGTAACGGCCCTACTGTTTGATGATAGTCATCCGGAATTTCTATACTTACCTCATAAGTCATAGACTCTCCTGCTGCCAATACCGGTATAATATTGTGCATGGTACCTGTACCGGAAGTACCATTACCTACCCATGACATTAAAATAATCTGATAAGGTTTAGTATCGTGTACTATCACATTGTAAGCATCACTAGGACCTGGGTTAGTTACCGTAATGGTATAAATAGTTTGAGTACCGGCAACATAAGTACTCTGCCCGTTCGTTTTAACCGTTACAAGGTTTGCCATCGGATTTGGAGTAGCTGTATGTATACAATCAGGACAAGCCGGGTTTGGATCCGGAGTTGAACTTGTAACCTGAACCTCATTTACAATATTTGCAGTTTGGTTAAAGTTACTTGGTACCGGCATCACTAACTGGTAAGTTACAACCTCACCTACTGCTATTGCAGCAATATTATCTGTAAGGTTACCTGTACCAGAAGTACCGTTGCTTCCGGACCATGTTACTGTAGTTGGGTCTATACCCGCAGGTATAATATCAGAAACATCTACGTTTTGTGCTTCTGTAGGACCCATGTTTTCTATTGTAATTGTATATACCGCATCCATTCCTGCTGTATAAGTAGAACCTGATGCCAGTGTTTTAGTCACTACTAAATCTGCAGAAGCAGTATCACTATCTGTATCCACACAAGCAGCACATGACGGATCAGGATCCGGAGTTGAGCTCGTTACAGTAGTTTCGCTTGTTAGTAAACCCGTATATCCTACAGGAATATCAAGCGTGATAGTATAAGTAACTACATCTCCTGCAGGAAGTGAAGCAATAAGATCAGACAAAGCTGTATTAACTCCTGACGAACCGTTGTCTCCTACCCATGAGAAGTTTGTTATTCCTGCAGGAATAGCATTATCAACCTGAACGTTTGCAGCTGCAGTAGGACCATTGTTTGTTACAGTTACTGTATAAACAGAAGTAGTTCCTGCAGTATATATATTTTGGTTATTTGTATTTACTACAACTATGTCAGCTGAAGCTGATTCATAATCCGTATCGGTACAAAACTCACATGTACCGTCAGTTTCAGGAGTTGAAGTTGTTGCCGAAGCACTAACAACAAAATTACCGGTAAATCCGGCAGGAACATCTACAGTAAGGGTATAAGTAACTGTTTGTCCTACGTTTAATGTACCTATATTATTTGTTAAGTTGGCCTGTGTTCCTGAAGAACCGTTACTTCCCGTCCAAGTTACATTAGTAACAGATGCCGGAACGGCGAAAAACGCATTAACGTTAGCCGCAGCAACAGTACCGTTATTAGAAACAGTTATCGTATAAACAGAAGGTGAGCCCGGAGTATAAACTTCCTGCCCATCAGTATTTACAATTACGATATCTGTACCTACAGAAGGATAATCTGTATCCGTACACTGATCACATGTAGGAGTAGGATCGTTTACACCATCATAAGTAACAGTACTCACAATAGGATTTGTAAAACCTACAGGAACATCAAGTGTAACAGTATAAGTTACCGTAGTACCTACAGGTAATGATGCGATAACGTCATTAATAGCAACGTTAGTTCCTGAAGAACCGTTATCACCCGTCCAAGAGAAATTTGTTATTCCAGCAGGAATAGGATTGTTAACTGCAACGTTTGCAGCATCTTCAGGACCATTATTGGTTACCGTTACCGTATATACCGATTGTGTACCAGGGATATAATTAGTTTGTCCGTTTGTATTAACAACCTCTATATCCGATAAAGTATCGTAAGTCACTATTGCATCTGGCAGAGGGTCAGTAAATGTACCTGGTATCTGGATGTTAATAGTGTAACTCACCGTTTGGTTTACACCAAGCGTGGCAATAGTACTGTTTACAGGTACGTTTGTACCTGATGTACCGTTACTCCCCGTCCACCAAAACCTTACAATTCCGTTTGGAATAGGAAGGAGTCCGGGAGGAATAGCATAATACGTATTTACATTTGATGCCGGAGATGGTCCGTTGTTTGTTACCATAATGGTAAACGTTAGTAGTTCTCCCCCCTCATATTCATTAGTGGGATTAGTACTAAAAACGACCAAATCAGACTGCGCATACGTAGTAATTGTTGTTAAAAACAAAAACGCTGTTAGTAGTAATCTAATCATATAGCAAATTTTATTAATGAGCCGTTAGTAATCAATTTAATAAACACTTAAAAAAATGTTAGGATATTAAAAAATCAAATATAATTATTCAATAAAATATTAGCAGTTAAATTTCAAAAAATCACAAAATTCATGAAAATTTCAAAAATTATTAACTCTAATATCCCTTAAAATAAATATAATCCTACTTCATTGTAACAACTGTAATGTAATTTACCCTACCCCTTTATTAATATTTTTTTAGCAATTGTTTGTACCTTTGCAACCTAAATATCTGTAAGACATGGAAAAAATAAATATACAGCCTACGCAAAATCCTTCAATCCTAAAGTTTGAGTTCAGCGATTTTATAGCTAAAAACGGCAACTACGAATACAAAAACATTGATGAAACAGCCAGCTCACCACTAGCAAAGCAGCTTTTCTTCCTTCCGTTTGTAAAGACGGTTTATATATCGGGGAACTTTATAGCTATCGAAAAGTATTCAATTGTTGAATGGGAAGACGTTCAGGATGATGTAGCTTCTCAAATTGAAGATTTTGTAAACAAAGGCGGTGAAATATTAAAAGAAGAAGCCGAAACTACAAAGAAAGTACCTTCTACAGTATATGTAGAGAGCACTCCTAACCCTGCGGTATTAAAGTTTGTTTCTAACAAAAGGCTTACTAAAACACCTGCTGAGTTTAAGAACATAGATGAAACGCTTCCGTCGCCGTTAGCAAAAGAGCTTTTCAAGTTTCCGTTTGTTAAGGAAGTATTTATTGATGAGAATTACGTATCAATCACTAAATATGCAGTAACAGAATGGGATGAGATAACTGCCGAAATACGTTCGTTTATTAAAGTATTTATTGAAGAAGGCAAGACAGTAATAGACGAGTCATTATTACAAAAGGCACCACAAAGCGAAAAACAGCAGGAAGCTTACTTTGACTCTCTTGACTCTACCTCTCAACGCATTATCAATATACTGGAAGAGTATGTAAAACCTGCAGTAGCCGGAGACGGTGGTAATATTGCTTTTGATTCGTATGATGAAAAAGAGAAGCGTGTTAAGGTTATTCTTCAGGGAGCCTGCAGCGGATGCCCTTCGTCGACATTTACCCTTAAGAGCGGTATTGAGAATATGCTGAAGGACATGCTTAACGACCATGATATTAAAGTAGAAGCACTAAACGCTTAATCATAAAAATCCCGGCTTAGCCGGGATTTTTTTATTTGTTATCTGTATCTGGAGATTCCTGTTTATTTTCCGGCTTTACCTCCTCTACCGGTTTAGCTGTATCATCCGGATTGCCTTGAGGCTGTACAACTCCTCCGTCTTCCCTGCCGCCTTCATCCACAACCTGATTAAGTTCTTCATTATATTGGGATTCCGGAATCTCCTCTCCCGTTTTACTGAAAATCTTAATTTTAGGATTATCCTGGTTACCCGTTACTACTACCGGCACACCAATAATACCCAGTGGCGGCAAGCCTAACCTTATTCGTAAATCAAGATCACCTTTTAAACTGGTTTTCCCTTCTATTTTTGGCCTGAAACCTGAAACCTTAAACTTAAAAGGCTCCATTGTAATGATACTGTTCTTTATAGTCGATTTGATTTCTATATCCTCAAGGTGCGGATCGCTCAACCCTTCCTTACCGGTTTTTGAGCTTAATACATTAAACAGTTTATATCCCGAAACCTTTACATCGCGTACCCATAAAGTACCACCCCCTTTTAAGGATTCATAAACCGGAGCCATTTCAGCATTCAAATCGCCTTCTACGGTATAGTCGGCAGAAATAATTCCTTCGGCATTCTCGGCCGATGAAGCCAGTTCCCTAAACAACGGAATTTCCTCATAGGCCTTTTTCACATCAAAGTCTTTAGCCTTTAGATGCAGCTTAAAGCTGGCCGAGGTGAGCGACTCATCATCATAATCGGCATCAATACCTACCTTACATCCTATAACAGAAAAAGAACCGTTTTGAAGTACCAGCTTACCTTTATTAATAGCAACCCTGCCTGAAAGATCATTTAAAACAATACCTGTATACTCTACTGTTTTAGCATTTGCATTGAGTTCTAAATCGACATTTGGAGGTAAAGTCACTACACCTGACTGTTGCGGACTTTGCTCTACCACTACTTTTTCATCTGCCTCTTTATCAGCAGCTCCTTGTGAAGCCATAAATTCTTCAACATTTATCACTCGTGAATTATTGGTAAAGCTCCCTTTTATTGTGGTATTAGAATCAAAAAAGTAGTTTACCGCATTAAACAGATAACCGTTTAATGAAAAATCCGACTTACCGTAAGTAGCACTAAAAGAATTGAACCACATCTTTTCATTCTCAAAAGTAAATTTGCCCTCACTTATATTAAATACCTTAGGAAAATATTCTGTAGCTGCAGTAATATCCCTTAGCAGCAATGTTCCTTTATTATTAAGCTTATTGTATTGACCGTTTACAGCATAACTTTGCCTACCCTGCAGAGAAAGGTCGGCTTTGGCATAACCGTGTATATCAACACCTTCTACCGCAAATACTTTATAAATCTTAGCAATATCAAGTTCCCCCTTAGCCTGTATATCATACACCACATCATTAAAGTTGGAAAGCGTTGCATTTATATAGACCGGGTTATCTTCAAAAATAAATGATGCCGGGGTAACGGCAATTTTTAAATCCTCAAAAGTACCTTCGTTGTTCTGCACCGAGGCAATCAGTTTTATATCTGTTATAGGATTAGGATAATACTTTGTTTTAAGCTCTCCGTTTTGCAGGCTAAAGCCTCCGCTTGTTTTTGGAAAAAGCCCCTTATCCTTATTAAAAACACCTCTTGCTTTTATATCTGCCTTAAGGGTTCCTGTTATATCAAAAGCATTAATCCCTATTGTATTGTTAAGTGTTTTAAGGT
Proteins encoded:
- a CDS encoding AsmA family protein, whose amino-acid sequence is MKVPVKKIFITGLKWLGGFIAGVLLLLYLIPLVFPGTIAQQVKNFANKSLDGELNFTDSKFSFFTHFPSLTVSLNDFSLKGSAPFRNDTLLKADEVAFGINLKRLIFDHEIKIDEVYVSDAFIDVMVNEKGEANYNVYVSQEKTPDTIDSNTSLRLERVDFENCHIRYNDKSARIFTEAFGFNYVGKGDLSEEVFDLRTDALIDSLDFFYDGVPYLEKKRVHADLITRINTNSLSFVLEKNELRINHFPLEFTGFFTILKNGYDIDINAVSKKHKFSELLSLLPPDYSQWEKDTKIKGQSDFQFVFKGRYDAARNKQPDLGFNLKVTDGFIHYKESPFPLTDFDLDVSALVPSLDFRKLDLKLRKLDFKVAEDFFHADVVSKNFPDMDLKANVKGSVNLKTLNNTIGINAFDITGTLKADIKARGVFNKDKGLFPKTSGGFSLQNGELKTKYYPNPITDIKLIASVQNNEGTFEDLKIAVTPASFIFEDNPVYINATLSNFNDVVYDIQAKGELDIAKIYKVFAVEGVDIHGYAKADLSLQGRQSYAVNGQYNKLNNKGTLLLRDITAATEYFPKVFNISEGKFTFENEKMWFNSFSATYGKSDFSLNGYLFNAVNYFFDSNTTIKGSFTNNSRVINVEEFMASQGAADKEADEKVVVEQSPQQSGVVTLPPNVDLELNANAKTVEYTGIVLNDLSGRVAINKGKLVLQNGSFSVIGCKVGIDADYDDESLTSASFKLHLKAKDFDVKKAYEEIPLFRELASSAENAEGIISADYTVEGDLNAEMAPVYESLKGGGTLWVRDVKVSGYKLFNVLSSKTGKEGLSDPHLEDIEIKSTIKNSIITMEPFKFKVSGFRPKIEGKTSLKGDLDLRIRLGLPPLGIIGVPVVVTGNQDNPKIKIFSKTGEEIPESQYNEELNQVVDEGGREDGGVVQPQGNPDDTAKPVEEVKPENKQESPDTDNK